One genomic window of Fusobacterium sp. includes the following:
- the rfbC gene encoding dTDP-4-dehydrorhamnose 3,5-epimerase — protein MEIIKTELEGVFIIKNKIFQDERGIFIKTYNKDEFEKNNLCTEFRESYFSISNKDVIRGMHFQLPPFEHEKLVYVAKGKVLDIIVDLRKNSKTLGKYISIELSEENGYSVYIPKGLAHGFKSLEDGSIMVYNVATIYNSESDYGIRWDSFGFDWKTEEPILSVRDEKFESMNDFLKKEVF, from the coding sequence ATGGAAATTATAAAAACAGAATTAGAAGGAGTGTTTATTATAAAAAATAAAATATTCCAAGATGAAAGAGGAATATTTATTAAAACATATAATAAAGATGAATTTGAAAAAAATAACCTTTGTACTGAATTTAGAGAAAGTTATTTTTCAATTTCAAACAAGGATGTAATAAGAGGAATGCATTTCCAGCTTCCCCCTTTTGAACATGAAAAACTAGTTTATGTAGCAAAAGGAAAAGTATTAGATATTATTGTAGATTTAAGAAAAAATTCTAAAACTTTAGGGAAATATATAAGTATAGAATTATCAGAGGAGAATGGGTATTCTGTATATATTCCCAAAGGATTGGCGCATGGATTCAAGTCTCTAGAAGATGGAAGCATAATGGTTTACAATGTAGCAACAATATATAATTCTGAAAGTGATTATGGAATCAGATGGGATAGTTTTGGATTTGACTGGAAAACAGAAGAACCTATATTATCAGTAAGAGATGAGAAGTTTGAGAGTATGAATGACTTTTTGAAAAAAGAGGTATTTTAA
- a CDS encoding NAD(P)-dependent oxidoreductase, translating into MRRRCLVTGATGFVGSNLCKKLIEQDWNVTIICRKSSKLDNLEEIKNKINIFEYDNDLENMIKFLKKNKFEVVFHLASLFIAEHESKDVDNLLNSNIVFGTHLLEGMRESENKLLINTGTSWQHYNSEEYNPVDLYAATKEAFEKIIKYYVEAEGIRCVTLKLFDTYGENDKRPKLINLLNKFADEGKELDMSLGEQKLDLVHIDIVTDTFIKAYELLKSNEEIRNEVYGVSSGKQISLREIVENFEKETRKKIKINWGARPYRKREVMEPVKNLKEIL; encoded by the coding sequence ATGAGGAGAAGATGTCTGGTAACTGGTGCAACAGGGTTTGTAGGTTCAAATCTTTGTAAAAAATTAATAGAACAAGATTGGAATGTAACAATAATATGTAGAAAAAGTTCAAAACTAGATAATTTAGAAGAAATAAAAAATAAAATAAATATATTTGAATATGACAATGATTTAGAAAATATGATTAAATTTCTTAAAAAAAATAAATTTGAAGTAGTATTTCATTTGGCTTCTTTATTTATAGCAGAGCATGAAAGTAAAGATGTGGATAATTTATTAAATAGCAATATAGTATTTGGAACTCATCTTTTAGAAGGAATGAGAGAAAGTGAAAATAAACTGTTGATAAATACAGGAACTTCATGGCAGCATTATAACTCAGAGGAATATAATCCAGTAGACTTATATGCTGCTACAAAAGAAGCCTTTGAAAAGATAATAAAATATTATGTTGAAGCTGAAGGAATTAGATGTGTAACTCTTAAATTATTTGATACATATGGAGAAAATGACAAAAGGCCTAAACTTATTAATTTATTAAATAAATTTGCTGATGAAGGAAAAGAATTAGATATGTCTTTAGGGGAACAAAAATTAGACTTGGTTCATATAGATATAGTGACAGATACTTTTATAAAGGCATATGAATTATTGAAAAGTAATGAAGAAATAAGGAATGAAGTTTATGGAGTATCATCAGGAAAACAGATTTCATTGAGAGAAATAGTAGAAAATTTTGAGAAAGAAACAAGAAAGAAAATAAAGATAAATTGGGGAGCAAGACCATATAGGAAAAGAGAAGTAATGGAGCCAGTAAAAAATTTAAAAGAAATTTTATAA
- the wzx gene encoding O-unit flippase-like protein yields MEIKVTKNDIFWSYAAQLLNIGAGVFILPIILKKLSSAELGIWYIFLAIASLTALLDFGFLPTIQRNISYVFSGVEELLEQGISEKKSSGINYKLLKDIIETSKTIYRRISIVILILLSTLGSIYINSLIKELDNSKYIMIAWYLYIFSLIINFYYYYFNALLRGKGMVADANKITIFSRLAFILFSFLGLYFNLGLIGISLGNLASVLVIRVLSSKKFFTKELKEELKNIDSKIDKKLFRIIFHNANKLGIVSLGAFLILKGNTLIASKYLSLDIVAQYGLSLQLFAILSSIATTLLTVFIPKIVQNRIKENEEEIKEIYSMCFVLNIFIFISGVISIVYVAPYFISILGSNTKLLDKDKMLFMGGYLLLEMIHSNAATFITTRNKVPFVRSSILSGVAMVLISLFLINFTDLELWSLLISQAVIQLMYNNWKWPLEVNKELKTSFLDLWKIGTKKIVRILKGEKI; encoded by the coding sequence TTGGAAATAAAAGTAACAAAAAATGATATTTTTTGGAGTTATGCAGCCCAATTATTAAATATTGGAGCAGGAGTGTTTATTCTTCCAATAATATTAAAAAAGTTATCTTCAGCTGAATTGGGAATATGGTATATTTTTTTAGCTATAGCAAGTTTGACAGCTTTATTAGATTTTGGTTTTTTGCCAACAATTCAAAGAAATATATCTTATGTTTTTAGTGGAGTAGAAGAATTATTAGAACAGGGAATATCAGAGAAAAAAAGTAGTGGAATAAATTATAAACTTTTAAAAGATATAATCGAAACTAGTAAAACTATTTATAGAAGAATATCTATTGTAATTTTGATATTACTAAGTACATTAGGTTCTATTTATATCAATTCTTTGATTAAAGAACTGGATAATTCCAAGTATATTATGATAGCATGGTATCTTTATATTTTTTCTTTGATTATAAATTTTTATTATTATTATTTTAATGCATTGCTTAGGGGAAAAGGAATGGTAGCAGATGCTAATAAAATAACAATATTTTCAAGGTTAGCTTTTATATTATTTTCTTTTTTAGGATTGTATTTTAATTTAGGACTTATAGGGATATCTTTAGGAAATTTAGCTTCTGTATTGGTAATAAGAGTTCTATCATCTAAGAAATTTTTTACAAAAGAACTTAAAGAAGAGTTAAAAAATATAGACTCTAAAATAGATAAAAAACTATTTAGAATAATTTTCCATAATGCTAATAAATTGGGAATAGTGTCTTTAGGAGCATTTTTGATATTAAAGGGGAATACTTTAATAGCTTCAAAATATTTATCATTGGATATTGTTGCTCAGTATGGATTATCACTTCAATTATTTGCTATATTAAGTTCTATAGCAACTACATTATTAACAGTATTTATTCCTAAAATTGTTCAAAATAGAATAAAAGAAAATGAAGAAGAAATAAAAGAAATATATTCAATGTGTTTTGTATTAAATATTTTTATATTTATTTCAGGAGTAATATCAATAGTATATGTGGCTCCATATTTTATTTCAATTTTAGGAAGCAATACAAAATTATTGGATAAGGATAAAATGTTATTTATGGGAGGATATCTACTATTAGAGATGATACATTCAAATGCAGCAACTTTTATAACTACAAGGAATAAAGTTCCTTTTGTAAGGTCTTCCATTTTATCAGGAGTAGCAATGGTATTGATTTCTTTATTTCTAATAAATTTTACAGATTTAGAGCTATGGAGTTTATTAATTTCACAAGCTGTAATTCAGCTGATGTATAATAACTGGAAATGGCCTTTAGAAGTTAATAAAGAATTAAAGACAAGCTTTCTTGATTTATGGAAAATTGGAACAAAAAAAATAGTAAGAATCTTAAAGGGAGAAAAGATATAA
- a CDS encoding glycosyltransferase family 2 protein, whose protein sequence is MEENFFEYKDNFTKYKHIKSNLLVGEIENIPNPKVTIAIPTYRRTHLIKDALNSAINQVEFKNYEIIVVDNEALQEENETERLIKQYNNPKILYYKNEENIGMFGNWNRCIELARGEYITILNDDDWLENNFLYEVTKEINNNEGIYTLTKIHDYRNKNIKQHFLKKYLKFIYKNLIKITKIRKLTLIDFFFSNRSAGSLGILFKTECLKKLGGYNDEWFPSCDYFFHVYYCDEFGVKILKKELCNYRIQENESMKIETASKWPEQAFHFRKYIIKYLKLEKKYEFWNEILLEDFKKHINEFWNIKILYNKEFLKSRNVKKFKIEFFIKEKLKNIF, encoded by the coding sequence ATGGAAGAAAATTTTTTTGAATACAAAGATAACTTTACAAAATATAAGCATATAAAATCAAATTTGCTAGTAGGAGAAATAGAGAATATTCCAAATCCTAAAGTAACTATTGCAATTCCGACTTACAGAAGAACTCATTTAATAAAAGATGCTTTAAATAGTGCAATAAATCAAGTTGAGTTTAAAAACTATGAAATTATAGTAGTTGATAATGAAGCATTGCAAGAAGAAAATGAAACTGAGAGACTAATAAAGCAATATAATAATCCTAAGATACTATATTACAAAAATGAAGAAAATATAGGAATGTTTGGAAATTGGAATAGATGTATAGAGCTAGCTAGAGGGGAATATATTACAATATTAAATGATGATGATTGGTTAGAAAATAATTTTCTTTATGAAGTAACAAAAGAAATAAACAATAATGAAGGAATATATACTTTAACAAAAATCCATGATTATAGAAATAAGAATATAAAACAACATTTCTTAAAAAAATATCTTAAGTTTATTTATAAAAATTTAATAAAAATAACTAAAATAAGAAAATTAACATTAATAGATTTTTTTTTCTCAAATAGAAGTGCAGGAAGTTTAGGAATATTATTTAAGACTGAATGTTTAAAGAAATTAGGAGGATATAATGATGAATGGTTTCCTTCATGTGATTATTTCTTTCATGTATATTATTGTGATGAATTTGGAGTTAAAATATTAAAAAAAGAGTTATGTAATTATAGAATTCAAGAGAATGAAAGCATGAAAATAGAGACAGCAAGTAAATGGCCAGAGCAAGCATTTCATTTTAGAAAATATATAATTAAATATTTAAAATTAGAAAAAAAATATGAATTTTGGAATGAAATTTTATTAGAAGATTTTAAAAAACATATAAATGAATTTTGGAATATTAAAATTTTGTATAATAAAGAGTTTTTAAAAAGTAGAAATGTTAAAAAATTTAAAATTGAGTTTTTTATTAAAGAAAAATTAAAAAATATATTTTAA
- a CDS encoding helix-turn-helix transcriptional regulator: MKLFVKIQQLRKQNGMSQEKLAQLLGVSRQSVSKWESGQSLPEIDKIIQLSNIFEVTTDYLLKDVSEEKCIDILRKEKKKDILAHHTSLMFKVGFTMFSVGVVAIAVFWILSIVYPTYRVMWDGTLLTGFTGFLILHGVTPVFIFFCIVGTIGLGTIIFEKKNKKVKA, encoded by the coding sequence ATGAAGCTGTTTGTAAAAATACAACAATTAAGAAAGCAGAATGGAATGTCACAGGAAAAATTAGCTCAGTTACTGGGGGTTTCAAGGCAGTCAGTTTCTAAATGGGAATCAGGGCAGTCTCTTCCAGAGATAGATAAAATAATACAGTTAAGTAATATTTTTGAAGTAACTACTGATTATTTATTAAAAGATGTATCAGAAGAAAAATGTATAGATATATTAAGGAAAGAAAAAAAGAAAGATATATTAGCTCATCATACTAGTTTAATGTTTAAAGTTGGATTTACAATGTTTTCAGTTGGAGTGGTAGCTATAGCAGTATTTTGGATACTGTCTATAGTGTATCCTACATATAGAGTAATGTGGGATGGAACACTTTTAACTGGATTTACAGGGTTTTTAATATTGCATGGAGTAACTCCTGTTTTTATATTTTTTTGTATAGTAGGAACAATTGGATTGGGAACAATAATATTTGAAAAAAAGAACAAAAAAGTTAAAGCATAA
- a CDS encoding DUF4241 domain-containing protein: MKEILKPYYNLDEIFENEKFEVINIGELNVTSGQIICCDPLVSLVNGEGEPFIEKVPSGKYPVTLAVLKDENWGVRYMGARLYISNEKAEYYQLALQKNDDISELDRKSREFFGFFVDAGMGCFADTEGAKLTVEFVKKLEKENPDFGNMYDDYFDALLQESYKKYPEYQRSYGDFLNWAIPGTDKNVIIFASGWGDGVYPCYWGYNKAGKICSLTISFIEPSELEEDDNDEE, translated from the coding sequence ATGAAAGAAATATTAAAACCATACTATAATTTAGATGAAATATTTGAAAATGAAAAATTTGAAGTCATAAATATTGGAGAATTAAATGTAACATCTGGACAGATAATCTGCTGTGATCCTCTAGTGAGTTTAGTAAATGGTGAAGGAGAACCATTCATAGAAAAAGTACCTTCTGGAAAATATCCTGTAACTTTAGCAGTATTAAAAGATGAAAACTGGGGAGTTAGGTATATGGGAGCAAGACTTTATATATCTAATGAAAAAGCTGAATATTATCAGTTGGCCCTTCAAAAAAATGATGACATCTCTGAATTGGATAGAAAAAGCAGAGAATTTTTTGGATTTTTTGTAGATGCTGGAATGGGATGTTTTGCTGATACAGAAGGAGCAAAGCTGACAGTGGAATTTGTAAAAAAATTAGAAAAAGAAAATCCAGATTTTGGAAATATGTATGATGACTATTTTGATGCTTTATTACAAGAGAGCTACAAAAAATATCCAGAATATCAAAGAAGTTATGGAGATTTTTTGAACTGGGCAATTCCTGGAACTGATAAAAATGTGATTATATTTGCCAGTGGTTGGGGAGATGGAGTGTATCCTTGTTATTGGGGATACAATAAAGCTGGAAAAATATGTTCTTTAACAATAAGCTTTATAGAACCAAGTGAATTAGAGGAAGATGATAATGATGAAGAATAA
- a CDS encoding DUF4026 domain-containing protein: MAAKGTIEKEFSYIMGIPNSPEDIGTYNDLIKRLEENREFRVKVLKNDTEKFLRVDYKDEQYIVQIIIEEFEVPELFTVAHQINENDYNKIMESKLGVTTIVEFGESNIDSYHLQLKLISAMVPNLLGILDFSSQKILSGRWAKMAAESYIQPAPEYIYTIQAINDEDGSVWLHTHGLRRCGSLELEIIGSNTESYQDHGTVIQMIAKNIVTNRYLEEEKEPFYIGEGIVGTWVPLEEVLDSYSPESLGGSDGRNDEHGETAVIYVYLTEEDYKNRKYTHISSVNEIMQNNPLYFISDEETMRMKGLALERWEYFTEAITNPENNGLIKFGILVDEKYRTEGDANLEHLWFHIEGIDGDKVRGTLINQPYYIENLNEEDKMTIDKSELTDWIIYTPFAEITPDKVYLLDERKKYFN, encoded by the coding sequence ATGGCTGCTAAAGGAACTATTGAAAAAGAATTCTCATATATAATGGGAATACCAAATTCACCAGAAGATATAGGAACATATAATGATTTAATTAAAAGATTAGAGGAAAACAGAGAATTCAGAGTAAAAGTTTTAAAAAATGATACAGAAAAATTTTTGAGAGTAGACTACAAAGATGAACAGTATATAGTTCAAATTATAATAGAAGAATTTGAAGTACCAGAACTTTTTACAGTGGCACATCAGATCAATGAAAATGATTATAATAAGATAATGGAAAGTAAACTTGGAGTGACAACTATTGTAGAGTTTGGAGAGTCAAATATTGATTCATATCATCTTCAATTAAAATTAATATCAGCTATGGTACCAAACCTTCTGGGAATATTGGATTTTTCTTCACAAAAGATACTATCTGGAAGATGGGCAAAAATGGCAGCAGAGAGCTATATACAGCCAGCACCTGAATATATTTATACTATACAGGCTATAAATGATGAAGATGGAAGCGTATGGCTTCATACTCATGGGCTTAGAAGATGTGGTTCATTAGAATTGGAAATCATAGGTTCAAATACTGAAAGTTATCAGGATCATGGAACTGTAATACAGATGATTGCCAAAAATATAGTTACTAACAGATATCTTGAAGAGGAAAAAGAACCTTTCTATATAGGAGAAGGTATAGTTGGAACTTGGGTACCTTTAGAGGAAGTGCTAGACAGTTATTCACCTGAATCTTTAGGTGGAAGCGATGGAAGAAATGATGAACATGGAGAAACTGCAGTAATTTATGTTTATTTAACAGAAGAAGATTATAAAAATAGAAAATACACACATATATCATCAGTAAATGAAATTATGCAAAATAATCCATTATATTTTATATCTGATGAAGAAACAATGAGAATGAAAGGTCTTGCACTAGAAAGATGGGAATATTTTACAGAAGCAATTACTAATCCAGAAAATAACGGACTGATAAAATTTGGAATACTTGTAGATGAAAAATATAGAACTGAAGGAGATGCTAACTTAGAACATTTATGGTTTCATATAGAGGGAATAGATGGGGATAAGGTAAGAGGAACTCTTATTAATCAACCATATTATATAGAAAATCTTAATGAAGAAGATAAAATGACAATTGATAAATCAGAGCTTACAGATTGGATAATATACACACCATTTGCAGAGATAACTCCTGATAAAGTATATCTTTTAGATGAAAGAAAAAAATATTTTAATTAA
- a CDS encoding DUF1971 domain-containing protein: MFQSEQLPVNLKKIGETPIMSEKDILKEIVESHTSPKGKYGYLVIIEGTADFVWEDEPDKIYTADKHHPIVIFPERKHHVIITGPVKLKVEFYSDNIEFLSPDIEASASEVTAEKIKEKIDKGEA, encoded by the coding sequence ATGTTTCAATCTGAACAATTGCCTGTAAATTTAAAAAAAATAGGAGAAACTCCTATTATGAGTGAAAAAGATATACTCAAGGAAATAGTAGAGTCTCATACTTCTCCGAAAGGAAAATATGGCTATCTTGTTATTATTGAAGGAACAGCAGATTTTGTCTGGGAGGATGAGCCTGATAAAATCTATACAGCAGATAAACATCATCCCATAGTCATTTTTCCTGAAAGAAAACATCATGTAATTATAACTGGTCCTGTAAAATTAAAAGTAGAATTTTATTCAGATAACATTGAATTTTTAAGTCCAGATATAGAAGCTTCAGCCAGCGAAGTAACTGCTGAAAAAATAAAGGAAAAAATTGATAAAGGAGAAGCTTAA